In the genome of Acidovorax sp. 69, the window CCGCTCGCCATCGGCCCTCACGGCTGCGCTGCGCCGCACCGAACATCACTGACGACCGTTGACGACGATCGGAGCGCGACGACGGACCGCCGTTTCGCGACGATCCATGACGGCGCGCGCGCGTAAGCTCGAGCCCATGCAAGCCAATCTTTACGCCTTGGGCGCCATCGCCCTGTGGGCATCGCTCGCCTCTCTCGGCGTCTCGCTCACCCACATTCCGCCGTTTCTTCTGACCGGCATCGCACTCATCATCGGCAGCGTTCCGGCATGGCCGTTTGTGCTGCGGGACCCATCGCAATGGCGCATTCCGCTGCGCACACTGGCGCTCGGGGTGTACGGCCTGTTCGCGTACCACTTCCTGCTGTTCATCGCGCTGCGCAATGCCCCACCGGTGGAGGCCAATCTGGTCAACTACCTGTGGCCGCTGTTCATCGTGGTGTTGTCGCCCGTGGTGCTGCCGGGCGTGCGCCTGCGTTTGCCGCATGTGCTGGCAGCGCTGCTGGGCTTCGGGGGGCGGCCCTTGCCATTGTGGGCGGCCGCGAGCTGACAGGCACGCTGGCATGGGGCTATGTGCCCGCATTGGCAGCGGCGTTGATATGGGCCACTTACTCGCTGCTCACCAAGCGCGTGGCAGCCTTCCCGACCACGGCGATCGGCCTGTTCGGACTCGTGTCAGGCGTGTTGTCGCTACTGTGCCACGTGGCCCTGGAGCCCACGGCCGCTTTGATGCCACGCGACTGGATGCTGCTGGCCGTGCTGGGCCTGGGGCCGCTGGGCGCATCGTTTTTTATGTGGGACAAGGCGCTCAAGCTCGGGGATGCGCGGCACATCGGCATTCTGAGTTACATCACGCCGCTGGCGTCCACCGCTCTGCTGATTCTGGTGAGCGGACGCCCCTTCACCTGGAGCATCGCTCTGGCCACGGTGCTGATCATCAGCGCGGCGGTCATGGGGATGCGGGCGCGCTAACCGATAATATGCATCAAATTGGCATCTAGCGCTTATTCTGCAAGCGCCAACAGCTATTCATTCAATAGCAATTGAAACTCGCTACGACACCAGCAGCGCCGCAGGCTCATCGCCCGCCAGCACCTGCTGTGCCCACGGGGCGAGCTTGCGCGTATCGGCGCGCAGCACCTCTTGCTTGATGGCCAGGATCTGGGCGGGGTGCATCGAAAAGCTGCGCAGGCCCAGACCCAGCAGCAGGCGCGTCATCGTCACGTCGCCCGCTGTCTCGCCGCACACGCAAACGCTCTTGCCTTGGCGCTCACCCTCGGCGATCACATCACCCACCAGGCGCAGCACGGCAGGGTGCAGCGGGTCGTACAGATGGGCCACCGCCTCGTCGGCACGGTCGATGGCCAGGGTGTACTGAATCAGGTCGTTGGTGCCGATCGAGAGGAAGTCGAAATACTTCAAAAAGGTCTTCACCATGAGCGCTGCGGCAGGCACCTCGATCATGGCGCCCAACTGCACGGGCCCGTATGGCTCGCCACGCGCATCCAGCTCGCCCCGGGCCAGATCGACCTGGGCCAGCGTCTGCTGGATCTCGTGCGTGTGCGCCAGCATGGGGAACAGCAGGTTGACCTTGCCGTGCGCCGCCGCACGCAGCACGGCGCGCAACTGGGTGCGGAACATGGCCGGGTCGGCCAGGCTCCAACGGATGGCGCGCAGACCCAGGGCCGGGTTGAGGTAGCTGTCCTTATGGCCTTTGTTGTCGAGCGGTTTGTCAGCGCCCACATCGATGGTGCGGATGGTGACAGGCAGGCCCTGCATGCCGTCAATGGCCTCACAGTAGGCGCGGTACTGTTCCTCCTCGCCGGGCAGGTTGCCGGTTTTTCCCATGAACAGGAATTCGCTGCGGAACAGGCCCACGCCCACAGCGCCAGAGCGCACAGCGGTCGCGGCATCTCCAGGCTGCTCGATGTTGGCCAGCAACTCGATCTTGTGGCCATCGATGGTGATGGCGGGTGTGTGGCGCAGGCGCGCCAGGCGCTCGCGCTCCAGCTCCACCTGGCGCTGGCGAAAGCCGTACTCGGCCAGGATGATGGGGGATGGATCGACGATGACCACGCCCGCATCACCGTCGATGATGACCCAGTCATCCTGCCGCACCAACTGGCTCGCGGCACGCGCGCCGACCACGGCCGGGATGTCCATGCTGCGCGCCACGATGGCGGTGTGGCTGGTCTTGCCGCCCACATCGGTCACAAAACCCGCAAACACACTTTGCTTGAACTGCAGCATGTCGGCGGGCGACAGGTCGTGGGCCACCAGCACCAGGGGCACGTCCACCGTGTCGTCGAGCAATAAGTCCTGCTGGGTCTTGCGGCGCGGGCTGCTGGTGGGCGGTGCCACCGGGCTGGCCACGCCTTTCATATAGCGCAGGATGCGTTCAACCACCTGCTCCAGGTCCGCCTTGCGCTCGCGCAGGTACTCGTCCTCCATCTCGTCGAACTGGCGCGCAATGACTTCGAGTTGCGTGGTCAGCGCCCATTCGGCGTTGTACAGGCGCTCGGTGATCCAGTGCTTGACGCCACCCGTGAGGGCCTCATCCTGCAGCAGCATCAGGTGCACATCCAGCAGCGCAGTCAGCTCGTGGGGTGCATCGGCGGGCATGTCGGTCTGCAGGCGCTGCAGTTCCTCGACCACCGCATTGCGGCCATTGCGCACCCGCTCGATCTCGCCTTCGACCTGCTCGGGCTGCACAAAATAGTGCGCCACATCCACGCGGCTGGACGCCACCAGCACGGCACGGCCGATGGCAATGCCGCGTGCGACGGCGAGACCGTGGACGGAAAAGGTCATGGGGGTGTCACAGGTTCAACGGAGCCAGGAAAAAATGTGGCGTCGGCAGACTCATTCGCCCTCACCAAACTTGTCGGCAATCAGCGCCAGCAAGGCATCCATGGCCTCCTGCTCGCGATCGCCGTGGGTCTCCAGCTCGACCTCGGAGCCCAGGCCTGCCGCCAGCATCATCACGCCCATGATGCTTTTGGCGTTGATGCGGCGTTCGCCACGGCTCATGAAAATGTCGCAGGGGAAACTGCCGGCCAGCTTGGTGAGCTTGGCCGATGCGCGGGCATGCAGGCCCAGTTTATTGCTGATGGTCGTACGTGTCTTGATCATGTCGGTTTCGGCGGTTCTGGTTCTGCGGCGCGGAGGTAGCCACCTGCATCACCCCTTGGGTGCCACCCACCACTGCGCGGGTGACCACGGAGTCGAGGGGCTCGGCCCGGTAGCTCACGGCGCGCAGCAGCATCGGGAGGTTGACGCCCGTCACCAGGCGCGAGTGCACGCCATCCACCAGGCGCTGTGCGATGTTGCACGGCGTGGCGCCAAACACATCGGTCAGCACCAGGGTGGCATCTGTACCCAACTGGTCCAGCATGATGCGCGCCTGGGCCAGCGACTCTTCGGGGGGCTGATTGGGCTGTACGTCCAGGGCCGCGACGCTGTCGCCACAGTCGGAAAACACGTGCAGCGCACATTCGCGCAGCGCGTGGGCCAGCGGCGCATGGGCAATGATGAGGATGCTGGTGGGGCTCATGGTGCAGGGGTTAACGGCACATTATGGCGCCGCCCCCGCAGCAGGAACCACGCATAGGCGCTCGCGTTGCACACCAGGTACACCGACATGGCCGCCTGGAAGGCGGGCACGGTGGCCAGGCCGACTGCGGCAAACGCATCCACAGCCAGCCCAATGCCCCACTGCACCACAAACACGCCCGCAAAAATCACGAGGTTATAGGCCGACAGCGCACGCCCTGCCAACGCCTGCGGAAACGCCATGGCCACAGCAGGCTGCGACAGCGACACGAAGGTGCAAGACACGCAGAACAAGGCCCAGGCACCACCCCCTGCCTGCGGCCCGGCCAAGACAATGCCCAGCAGAACCACCAGGCTCAGCGGCAGTCCCAAGGACATCAGCCGGTCGGCGCCAAACCCCTTGCGCAACAGCCAGGGGTTGACCATGCCCCAGGCCCAGAACGTGCACAACATGGAAACATTGATCCAGAACAGCCCCGTGGCCGACTCCAGCGCGGTGTAGCCTGCCACGCGCTGCATCCAGGGCCCCGCCCACAGCGTCTGCATGGCTACCATTCCTCCGTAGCAAAAAAACCCCAGAGGTGCCAGGCGCTGGAAATACGGGTGGCGCCACACCACGCCGTAGCCTTGGGGAACAGCCTGCCCCTGATCGGTAGCCCTCGCCTCCCCATCAGCTCCGCCCGCCGGACCCCAACCGGGCACCCACACCGCGATGACGACCATTGACAGCGCAATCAGCACGGCCAGGCCCCAGAACAGCGGGCGCCAGCCCACCAGCGGCAGGGCCCATTGCACCGGCAGGGTAGAAGCCACCATGCCCAAAGAGCCGGTCATCAGCATCCACGAGTTGGCCCGCATCTGCGCCACCGGCGCCAGCCAGCGGCGGTAGCCCGTGAGCGGCGCCATCAGGCAGGCGCTGACGCCCGCGCCACACAACACACGCCCGGCGAGCAGGCCCGAAAACCCCGTCGCCACCGAAAACACCAGGCTACCCACCACGGCCACGCCCAAGAAGCCCAGCGCTACCTTCTTGGGGCCGTGGCGGTCTAGCCAGGTGCCCAAGGGTAATTGGGTGGCAGAGAAGCCCAAGAAGTACCCGCCCGCCAACAGTCCCAGGTCACGCGCATGCAGTGAGAACTCCTGTGCCAGCGTGGGCGCCAATGTGGCGGTGACCGCACGCACCAGGGCCGACAGGAAATACGCAAAGGCAAAAGCCAGAAAAACGATGACGGCAGCGCGCCGTGGCAGCACGCCGTTCATTGCAACGCCAGGCCGGCAAAGAACTGGTCGGCCACTTCGGGCCGGGGCTTGGCGGTGTAGACCACTGCGTGATACAGGCGCACCTGGGGCCCCGCTGCACGCGCAAACCACACAGCCTGCGCCGTGACCGCGCTGCCATCCGAGTGTTGACCCTGCACCACCGCGCGCACAGCCTCGCGCAGCGGCAGAGCGCCGCGTGGCGCATAGGGCGTGTCTTTTGCGCTAGCGGCTGCGCCTGCCCCCAGCCGCGCCAGCACTGCGGCACGCCAGTGCGTGAGCGCCGCACCCACCTGGGCAGGGTCGGCCAGGGCGACATGGGACACTGCAAACGTTGCTCCGTCCGCATCGCAGCCCACCATGGCCAACTCCACCGGCGTACCCGCCAGTTCCACGGTACGGGTGGCCTGGTCGGGTTTGCACGGCAGCAAGATGGCGAGGTCCGCCTCGGGCAACGGCACGGAGCGCCAGTTCAGGGCGGGGCTACAGCCCGCAAGCAGCAGGGCCAGCGCCCCGGTCAATGTCCATTTCATCGGTCGATTATCGACAGTGGACCCCTTCGCGATGGCGGACCGGGTATCGCGGCCGAACTTTTGCGGCGGAATCGACTCCATCGTCCGTGCGGGTGCAGCGGTACACGCGTGCGGCAGCAGGTCCGGCACAATGTCGGGCAGGGCAGCAGCCCTGGTTCTTTTCTGGATGGATGGTGAATTCATGGCGATCAAGCATTGGGCAGCAGGTGTGGCGGTGGTGGCGTTTGCCGCCGTGGGCGCTTATGTGTACCTGGACACGGGTCGCTCCGAAGCCCCCGCATCGACCTTTGTGTTGCTGGATGGCACGAGCAAATCCACTGCAGACCTCAAGGGAAAGGTCACCTTGGTCAACTTCTGGGCGACAAGTTGCACCACCTGCGTGGCCGAAATGCCCGAGATCGTGGCCACCTACAACAAGTACAACAGCAAGGGTTTTGACACCCTGGCCGTGGCCATGAGCTATGACCCGCCCAGCTACGTCGTGAACTTTGCCGAAACGCGCAAGCTGCCGTTTCAGGTCGCCATCGACAACACCGGCAAGGTTGCACAGGCCTGGGGCGATGTGCGCCTCACGCCGTCCACTTTCATCGTCAACAAGCGTGGCGAGATCGTGAAAACCTACGTGGGCGCGCCCAATTTTCCAGAACTGCACCAGCTCATCGAAAAGCTGCTGGCTGAGACCTGAGCCACTGCCACACCTCCTAAAGCAAAAGGCCGATTTCATGCGAAATCGGCCTTTTGTGCTTGTGGATCAAGCGCGAGCAGCTATCCATTTGGTGCGGCGGTATCCGTAGCTGGTGCAGCCCAGACCAGCGGACGCCGCGCAAAGGCCGCCCCACCGCGTTGGCGTCAGCCCCCTTCTCGGAGCGCGTGGCGTGCAGAGAGAGGCGGAGGGGCTGAGGGCCGCGGCCCCAAGACTGCCTGCGCAGTCTTGGACGTTCCCGAAGAGCAGCCCCGCCTCTGGCGGCGGCACCGAGCAGCACAGCCGCTCAGGGGCTCTTGCTCTTCACTTCGCGCGGTAGTTGTCGTGGCAGGCCTTGCAGGTGCCCGCTGCAGCACCAAAAGCAGTCTTGAGGTTGTCGAGGTTGCCGGTCTTGGCCGCAGCGGCGAGCTTGACGGATTCGGCCTCCAACTTGTCAGCATGGTCCTTGAACTTGGCCTGCTCTGTCCAGATTTCGGGCAAGGCCTTGGTGGGTGCGCCCTTGTCCGTGCCGGCACCAAATCCCGCCCACGGCAACTTGGCCATGTGGGCCACCACATCGGCATTTTCTTGCGCGACCTTGGCATCAAACGGCACGCGGCCGTTCGCCATTGCCCCCAGGCGCCCAAAATGTTGTCCCATTACAAAAAGCGCGCTTTGGCGGTATTTGATGGCGTCTTCGGCCTTGGCAAACTGGGCGGACGCTGGAGCGGACAGCGTGAGGGTGGCTGCAGCCAGGGTCAATACGGCAAGTGCTTTCATGAGAACTTCCTTCTTCTTTCGTGGGTGGAACAGAAACCAAACCTACCAAACTTGCGCAGTATGCCGGTTTGAAGGCCGTTCTGCTTTCGGCCGCCCCGGCACCCCAACGCCCCACTCCGGGCTTTCGGGCCTCCCTCACAATGCGATCATGCGCTGCATGAGCCAGCGCTGCACCAACCAACCATCCATCCCTTGATCCATCACCATGACGCAACACACCGTACGCATCTGGGATCTTCCCACCCGCATCTTTCACTGGGCCCTCGCAATCAGCGTCGTGGCGCTGGTCGTCACCGCCAAACTGGGGGGCAACGCCATGGAGTGGCACTTTCGCTTCGGATATGCAGTGTTGGCACTGCTGGTCTTTCGCATCGTCTGGGGCTTGGTTGGAGGGCACTGGTCGCGGTTCTCGACGTTCCTTTTTTCGCCCGCGAGACTGTGGCGCTACCTGCGTGGTACGCCACACCCGCAGGACCATATCGGGCACAGCCCGCTGGGCGCCTTGTCGGTGTTTGTGCTGCTGGCAGTGCTGCTGGGTCAGGTCTGTACCGGCCTGCTCAGCGATGACGAGATCGCCTTTGCGGGCCCCTTGACGCGCTTTGTCTCTAACGCTGTGGTCGGGCAGGCCACGGGGTATCACAAGGAAATCGGGCAATACCTGGTGCTGGGATTGGTGGGTCTGCATGTATTGGCCATTGTTTTTTACGTGCGGGTGCGTCGGCAGCAACTCATCAAACCCATGCTGGACGGCGACAAGACACTCGCAACACCTGCCGCACCTTCACGCGATGACGCCTTCAGCCGCATCGCGGCGCTGGTGGTGCTCGCGGTGAGCGTGGCAGGCGCCTGGTGGGTGTCCTCGCTGGCGGTGGCAGGCTTCTGAACGAACTCGTTACACTGCGGCTTCCGTAGTTTGAATCGTCAGCGCCTTGGATAAACCGATCGTCACCCTGCGCTCTCCTTCCTGGCCCACCGAGATGGAAACGGTCCGCGACATCTTGCGCGAGTACGCCGACACCCTCGGCGTCGATCTCCGTTTTCAGGATTTCGAGAGCGAATTGTCCCAGTTGCCTGGTGAGTATGGCGAGCCACGGGGCACCCTCCTGCTGGCAGAGGTGGAGGGCGCTGTGGCGGGTTGCTGCGCCCTGAGACCCCTGGACAACGCCGACTATCCCAATGCCAGCGAAATGAAGCGCCTGTACGTGCGCAAGGCATTTCGCGGATTTGGCCTGGGGCGCGAGCTGGCCGAGGCCATGCTCGACCGGGCCCGGCAAGCGGGTTATGCCTGCGTACTGCTCGACACCCTAGACGACATGGAGTCGGCTCGTGCGCTGTATACCGATCTGGGCTTTGAAGAGATCCCGCCGTACTATCACAACCCCATCGCCGGAGCCCATTACCTCAAGGTCGACATTTCTTGAGGATTTAGAGGGCTAGCGCTTGATTTACAAGCGCCATCAGCTATCAAATAAATAGCAAATCGACTCATCTTCAAGCCTTGGCTTGGGCCAGCAGCGTGTCGGCACCGCTCACTTCAAACTTGCCAGGGGCCTCCACATTGAGCGTGACCACCTTGCCATCGCGCACCAGCATCGAGTAGCGATTGCTGCGCAGACCCAGGCCCTTGCCATTCAGGTCCAGGGTCAAGCCGGTAGCTTTGGCGAACGTGGCGTCACCATCGCCGAGCATGCGCACCTTGCCCTCGGTTTTTTGGTCACGCGCCCAAGCGCCCATCACAAAAGCGTCATTCACACTCACGCACCAGATCTCGTCCACACCAGCCGCCTTGAACTCGGCTGCTTTTTCCACATAGCCGGGCACATGTTGGGCCGAGCAGGTAGGGGTAAAAGCACCTGGCAGCGCGAACAGGGCGATGGTTTTACCCGCTGTGGCTTTGTCCACCGGCACAGGATTTGGCCCAATGCTGCAGCCTTCGCCTTCAACTTCCGAATACTCCATCAGCATGCTGGCAGGCAAGGTGTCACCGACTTTGATCATTGTTCTCTCCTTAGGGTGGTTGGATGAATAGGAAACAAGGGGGAATTGAGGTATCACTCTGCCCGGAGCATAAAAACGCAGGCCCACAAAGCAAAACGACCCACATTGTGGGTCGTTTTGAAGGGCTTTGCTGCCCGGGGTTTTAGCCCGGGCTTCAATGCAGGGGCTGCTTACAGCAGGCCGGCCTTTTGCACCAAGCGGGTGGCCACCCAGTTCTTGGTCTTGGAGAGCGGACGGCTCTCGGTGATTTCGATCGTGTCGCCCAGCTTGTACTCGCCCTTTTCATCATGGGCGTGGTACTTGCTCGACTTGCCGACGATCTTGCCGTAGAGCTCGTGCTTCACACGGCGCTCGACCAGCACGGTCACAGTCTTTTGACGCTTGTCGCTGACCACCTTGCCAACCAAGGTGCGCTTGAGGGATTTTTTAGGTTCCGTCATGTGGGCTCCTTACTTGGCGGCTTGCTTTTCAGCAAGAATGGTCTTGGCACGGGCGATATCGCGGCGGGTGGTGCGCAGCGTGTTGGTGTTACCCAATTGCTGCGTAGCCTTTTGCATGCGCAGGCCGAAATGTGCCTTTTGCAGGGCCTTGATTTCGGTCTCGATGCCGGCGACGTCTTTTTGGCGCAGTTCAGTAGTCTTCATTGCTTGTTCTCCTGAATTACGCGCCGATCAGGCGGCTGACGAACGTGGTGCGCAGCGGCAGCTTGGCAGCAGCCAGGCGGAACGCTTCACGGGCCAGTTCTTCGGGCACACCGACGATCTCGAAAACGATCTTGCCGGGCTGGATTTCGGCCACGTAGTACTCGGGGTTGCCCTTACCGTTACCCATACGCACTTCTGCGGGCTTGGTAGAGATTGGCTTGTCCGGGAACACGCGGATCCAGATACGGCCGCCACGCTTCACGTGACGGGAAATCGCACGGCGTGCAGCTTCGATCTGGCGGGCCGTCAGACGGCCACGATCGGTGCACTTCAGACCGAAATCACCGAACGCAACGGAGGCTCCCCGAGTTGCGACACCAGTGTTACGGCCCTTTTGCTCCTTGCGGTATTTGCGGCGAGCAGGTTGCAGCATAGTTATTCTCCTTTACCGTCCGCTGCTGTAGCGGGCGCGGCGACTTTGCGTACGCGCTTAACGGCGGTGTTATCAGCGCCACCAGCTTCCACTGGCTTGTCGCTGCCGTCGGCCGGAGCGGTGTTACCACCGACTGGACGACGTGGGCCACGGCCTGCGCCTGGACGATCGCCACCTGGGCGGCCATCACGGCGTGGACCGCGTGGGCGGCGTTCTTCGTCTGGACGTGGGGTTTCCACGGCAGGCAGGTCGTTACGACCCAGCGTATCGCCCTTGTAGACCCAGACCTTGACGCCGATCACACCATAGGTGGTCTTGGCTTCAGAGGTGCCGTAGTCGATGTCGGCGCGCAGCGTGTGAAGTGGCACACGGCCTTCACGGTACCACTCGCAACGAGCGATTTCGATACCGTTCAGACGACCGGACGACATGATCTTGATGCCTTGGGCACCCAGACGCATGGCGTTCTGCATGGCGCGCTTCATGGCGCGGCGGAACATGATCCGCTTTTCGAGCTGTTGCGTGATGCTGTCGGCGATCAGCTTGGCATCGATTTCAGGCTTGCGCACTTCTTCGATGTTCACTGCGACGGGCACGCCCAGGCGAGCAGCGAGTTCCTTCTTGAGGTTCTCGATGTCTTCACCCTTCTTGCCGATCACCACACCCGGACGTGCCGAGTAAATGGTGATACGGGCGTTCTTGGCGGGACGCTCGATCAGGATGCGCGACACGGCGGCGTTCTTCAACTTGGCCTTCAGGTACTCACGCACCTTGATGTCTTCGGCCAGCATGCCCGCGAAATCGCGGTTGCTGGCGTACCAACGGCTGGACCAGTTGCGGCTGACCGCAAGGCGGAAGCCGGTAGGATGGATTTTTTGTCCCATAGTCTTCCCGAGCCTTTAGTTGCCAACCGTCACGTACACATGGCACGTGGGCTTGCTGATGCGGTTGCCGCGGCCTTTGGCGCGCGCGGTGAAGCGCTTGAGCGTGGTGCCTTGTTCGACGTAGATGGTCTTGACCTTCAGTTCGTCGATGTCAGCGCCATCGTTGTGTTCGGCGTTGGCGATGGCCGACTCCAGAACCTTCTTGACGATTCCCGCAGCTTTTTTCTGCGTGAAGCTCAGGATGTTCAGAGCCTGGTCCACCTTCTTGCCGCGGATCAGATCAGCGACCAGACGGCCCTTGTCGACCGACAGACGGACGCCCCGGAGGACTGCACGTGTTTCAGACATGGTCGTTCCTTACTTCTTCGCTTTTTTGTCAGCGGGGTGACCCTTGAAGGTGCGCGTCAGGGCGAATTCGCCGAGCTTATGGCCCACCATCTGGTCGGTAACGTAGACAGGTACGTGCTGCTTGCCGTTGTGCACGGCGATGGTCAGACCGATGAAATCGGGCAGAACCATGGAGCGACGCGACCAGGTCTTGACTGGTTTCTTGTCCTTGGTGGCAACGGCCTTTTCGACCTTGGCCAGCAAGTGATGGTCAACAAATGGACCCTTTTTAAGAGAGCGAGTCATCTGTGCCCCTTACTTCTTGCGACGCGACACGATCATGATCTGTGTGCGCTTGTTGTTACGGGTGCGATAACCCTTGGTCAGATTGCCCCAAGGATCGACTGCATGGCGGCCTTCGCCGGTGCGGCCTTCGCCACCACCGTGAGGGTGATCCACTGGATTCATGGCGACGCCGCGAACCGTAGGACGAATACCCATCCAACGCTTCACACCGGCCTTGCCCAGTTGGCGCAGGCTGTGTTCTTCGTTGGCTACTTCACCAATGGTGGCGCGGCATTCGATATGGATCTTGCGAACTTCTCCGGAACGCATACGCACCTGGGCGTAGATGCCTTCACGGGCCAGCAGCGTTGCCGAAGCACCTGCCGAACGAGCGATCTGAGCACCAGCACCGGGCTTGAGCTCGATGCAGTGAATCGTCGAACCCACGGGGATGTTGCGGATAGGCAGCGTGTTACCTGCGCGGATCGGAGCTTCCGAACCGCTCATCAGCGTTGCACCAGCCTCAAGACCACGGGGAGCAATGATGTAGCGACGCTCGCCGTCGGCGTAACACACCAGAGCGATGTGGGCCGTACGATTGGGATCGTACTCAATGCGCTCAACCTTGGCCGGAATGCCGTCCTTGTTGCGCTTGAAGTCCACCACGCGGTAGTGGTGCTTATGACCACCGCCCTTATGACGGGTAGTAATGTGACCATTGTTGTTACGACCGGCCTTCTGGAATTGTGGTTCCAGCAGGGGGGCGTACGCTTCACCCTTGTACAGGTGGTCACGCGTGACCTTCACCACAGCACGTTGGCCGGGCGAGGTAGGTTTCATCTTAACGACAGCCATGATTACGCGGCCTCCCCGGAGAGGTTCAGCTCTTGACCTGGTTGCAGCGTGACATACGCCTTGCGAACGTTGTCGCGACGGCCGATGGTCTTGCCAAAACGCTTGGTCTTGCCTT includes:
- the ptsP gene encoding phosphoenolpyruvate--protein phosphotransferase, which translates into the protein MTFSVHGLAVARGIAIGRAVLVASSRVDVAHYFVQPEQVEGEIERVRNGRNAVVEELQRLQTDMPADAPHELTALLDVHLMLLQDEALTGGVKHWITERLYNAEWALTTQLEVIARQFDEMEDEYLRERKADLEQVVERILRYMKGVASPVAPPTSSPRRKTQQDLLLDDTVDVPLVLVAHDLSPADMLQFKQSVFAGFVTDVGGKTSHTAIVARSMDIPAVVGARAASQLVRQDDWVIIDGDAGVVIVDPSPIILAEYGFRQRQVELERERLARLRHTPAITIDGHKIELLANIEQPGDAATAVRSGAVGVGLFRSEFLFMGKTGNLPGEEEQYRAYCEAIDGMQGLPVTIRTIDVGADKPLDNKGHKDSYLNPALGLRAIRWSLADPAMFRTQLRAVLRAAAHGKVNLLFPMLAHTHEIQQTLAQVDLARGELDARGEPYGPVQLGAMIEVPAAALMVKTFLKYFDFLSIGTNDLIQYTLAIDRADEAVAHLYDPLHPAVLRLVGDVIAEGERQGKSVCVCGETAGDVTMTRLLLGLGLRSFSMHPAQILAIKQEVLRADTRKLAPWAQQVLAGDEPAALLVS
- a CDS encoding HPr family phosphocarrier protein encodes the protein MIKTRTTISNKLGLHARASAKLTKLAGSFPCDIFMSRGERRINAKSIMGVMMLAAGLGSEVELETHGDREQEAMDALLALIADKFGEGE
- a CDS encoding PTS sugar transporter subunit IIA, which gives rise to MSPTSILIIAHAPLAHALRECALHVFSDCGDSVAALDVQPNQPPEESLAQARIMLDQLGTDATLVLTDVFGATPCNIAQRLVDGVHSRLVTGVNLPMLLRAVSYRAEPLDSVVTRAVVGGTQGVMQVATSAPQNQNRRNRHDQDTYDHQQ
- a CDS encoding MFS transporter — encoded protein: MNGVLPRRAAVIVFLAFAFAYFLSALVRAVTATLAPTLAQEFSLHARDLGLLAGGYFLGFSATQLPLGTWLDRHGPKKVALGFLGVAVVGSLVFSVATGFSGLLAGRVLCGAGVSACLMAPLTGYRRWLAPVAQMRANSWMLMTGSLGMVASTLPVQWALPLVGWRPLFWGLAVLIALSMVVIAVWVPGWGPAGGADGEARATDQGQAVPQGYGVVWRHPYFQRLAPLGFFCYGGMVAMQTLWAGPWMQRVAGYTALESATGLFWINVSMLCTFWAWGMVNPWLLRKGFGADRLMSLGLPLSLVVLLGIVLAGPQAGGGAWALFCVSCTFVSLSQPAVAMAFPQALAGRALSAYNLVIFAGVFVVQWGIGLAVDAFAAVGLATVPAFQAAMSVYLVCNASAYAWFLLRGRRHNVPLTPAP
- a CDS encoding TlpA disulfide reductase family protein, giving the protein MAIKHWAAGVAVVAFAAVGAYVYLDTGRSEAPASTFVLLDGTSKSTADLKGKVTLVNFWATSCTTCVAEMPEIVATYNKYNSKGFDTLAVAMSYDPPSYVVNFAETRKLPFQVAIDNTGKVAQAWGDVRLTPSTFIVNKRGEIVKTYVGAPNFPELHQLIEKLLAET
- a CDS encoding cytochrome c, with protein sequence MKALAVLTLAAATLTLSAPASAQFAKAEDAIKYRQSALFVMGQHFGRLGAMANGRVPFDAKVAQENADVVAHMAKLPWAGFGAGTDKGAPTKALPEIWTEQAKFKDHADKLEAESVKLAAAAKTGNLDNLKTAFGAAAGTCKACHDNYRAK
- a CDS encoding cytochrome b/b6 domain-containing protein; the encoded protein is MTQHTVRIWDLPTRIFHWALAISVVALVVTAKLGGNAMEWHFRFGYAVLALLVFRIVWGLVGGHWSRFSTFLFSPARLWRYLRGTPHPQDHIGHSPLGALSVFVLLAVLLGQVCTGLLSDDEIAFAGPLTRFVSNAVVGQATGYHKEIGQYLVLGLVGLHVLAIVFYVRVRRQQLIKPMLDGDKTLATPAAPSRDDAFSRIAALVVLAVSVAGAWWVSSLAVAGF
- a CDS encoding GNAT family N-acetyltransferase translates to MDKPIVTLRSPSWPTEMETVRDILREYADTLGVDLRFQDFESELSQLPGEYGEPRGTLLLAEVEGAVAGCCALRPLDNADYPNASEMKRLYVRKAFRGFGLGRELAEAMLDRARQAGYACVLLDTLDDMESARALYTDLGFEEIPPYYHNPIAGAHYLKVDIS
- a CDS encoding peroxiredoxin, coding for MIKVGDTLPASMLMEYSEVEGEGCSIGPNPVPVDKATAGKTIALFALPGAFTPTCSAQHVPGYVEKAAEFKAAGVDEIWCVSVNDAFVMGAWARDQKTEGKVRMLGDGDATFAKATGLTLDLNGKGLGLRSNRYSMLVRDGKVVTLNVEAPGKFEVSGADTLLAQAKA
- the rpsQ gene encoding 30S ribosomal protein S17 codes for the protein MTEPKKSLKRTLVGKVVSDKRQKTVTVLVERRVKHELYGKIVGKSSKYHAHDEKGEYKLGDTIEITESRPLSKTKNWVATRLVQKAGLL
- the rpmC gene encoding 50S ribosomal protein L29, which gives rise to MKTTELRQKDVAGIETEIKALQKAHFGLRMQKATQQLGNTNTLRTTRRDIARAKTILAEKQAAK
- the rplP gene encoding 50S ribosomal protein L16 — its product is MLQPARRKYRKEQKGRNTGVATRGASVAFGDFGLKCTDRGRLTARQIEAARRAISRHVKRGGRIWIRVFPDKPISTKPAEVRMGNGKGNPEYYVAEIQPGKIVFEIVGVPEELAREAFRLAAAKLPLRTTFVSRLIGA
- the rpsC gene encoding 30S ribosomal protein S3, with amino-acid sequence MGQKIHPTGFRLAVSRNWSSRWYASNRDFAGMLAEDIKVREYLKAKLKNAAVSRILIERPAKNARITIYSARPGVVIGKKGEDIENLKKELAARLGVPVAVNIEEVRKPEIDAKLIADSITQQLEKRIMFRRAMKRAMQNAMRLGAQGIKIMSSGRLNGIEIARCEWYREGRVPLHTLRADIDYGTSEAKTTYGVIGVKVWVYKGDTLGRNDLPAVETPRPDEERRPRGPRRDGRPGGDRPGAGRGPRRPVGGNTAPADGSDKPVEAGGADNTAVKRVRKVAAPATAADGKGE
- the rplV gene encoding 50S ribosomal protein L22; amino-acid sequence: MSETRAVLRGVRLSVDKGRLVADLIRGKKVDQALNILSFTQKKAAGIVKKVLESAIANAEHNDGADIDELKVKTIYVEQGTTLKRFTARAKGRGNRISKPTCHVYVTVGN